One window of the Cryptomeria japonica chromosome 7, Sugi_1.0, whole genome shotgun sequence genome contains the following:
- the LOC131073440 gene encoding GDSL esterase/lipase At5g41890-like gives MASSGLLSISLGLWLLTCFVAAETEPYVPALYVFGDSQADAGKNNYIPNCTTRADHIPYGASYFPSPTGRFTDGLTALDFLANCLGLKFCPPYLQPDANFTTGINFVSGGSGLLDTTGKLYNHGARKFIVLNIPPMGCTPVARLLVNIIEKGSCSWLVNWVVEEYNTAFRSYLTQLTQKIDKGTIIHLNVYDYIMNVINNGEPNGLKNTTAACCSRLGEFGIQRSCGNIDALNVYCSDPSTYVFWDGVHGTQKDI, from the exons ATGGCGAGTTCAGGACTTCTCAGTATTTCACTTGGGTTGTGGCTCCTCACTTGTTTTGTAGCAGCTGAAACGGAGCCTTATGTACCAGCCCTCTATGTGTTTGGAGACTCGCAGGCTGATGCAGgtaaaaataattatattccaAACTGTACAACCCGAGCCGACCACATCCCCTATGGCGCCTCCTATTTCCCCTCCCCAACTGGTCGTTTTACCGATGGCCTTACAGCTCTAGACTTCCTTG CGAATTGCTTGGGGCTCAAATTTTGCCCTCCTTATCTGCAGCCAGACGCGAATTTCACAACTGGTATAAATTTCGTTTCGGGAGGTAGCGGTCTGCTTGACACAACAGGG AAGCTCTACAATCATGGAGCAAGGAAATTCATTGTATTGAACATTCCACCTATGGGATGTACTCCAGTTGCTAGATTGTTGGTAAACATTATAGAAAAAGGAAGTTGTTCCTGGCTTGTAAACTGGGTAGTTGAGGAATATAACACTGCTTTCCGCTCATATCTGACTCAACTCACTCAAAAAATTGATAAAGGGACCATTATTCATCTTAATGTTTATGATTATATAATGAACGTTATCAATAATGGTGAACCCAATG GTTTGAAGAATACTACGGCAGCATGTTGTTCAAGATTAGGAGAGTTTGGTATACAACGAAGCTGTGGAAATATTGATGCACTAAATGTGTACTGCAGTGATCCAAGCACATATGTGTTTTGGGATGGAGTTCATGGCACTCAAAAAGATATATAA
- the LOC131073466 gene encoding hydroxycinnamoyltransferase: protein MDPMTVMTAKEAEAVVNVKTSSMVKPAIMAHRQTMFLSNLDLGWLPINNVQRLFFYPQSPFNEYSSLIEGLKKSLSSVLVYFYPLAGRLKMGESGRLEVDCNDEGVEFREASINILFQDLEKDGFRRKPFFPKLVHEVDLSADETYTRPLLLIQFTAFEGGGICIGTTLHHVIADGNSFWHFMTSWAECSRGLPLSKPPQHERTVFKRDNKSTLSISFKAHEIISNGIAGVKIFKFVSDNSQSDHINPCSRRNVEKPNEALEKWVETKRKTEVIYSTFCFTEAMIQELKQRSRASSSFVAVAAQFWRCAMRAREVPQEESVYFSLFGDCRVRVKPPLPPTYFGNCLCIGLAQTTANILISTDISFAADVIQQLINSCTSEDQINYLIDWADSPDRSFVKLFREAGWNYGTNAVSSPRFPLYEIDHGWAKPSDVQTATMNEIGIMFLSCAKDGGKSICVSTCLPQHQMDILNHLLFCSSQ from the exons ATGGATCCAATGACAGTCATGACAGCAAAAGAAGCAGAAGCCGTTGTGAATGTGAAGACGTCGTCTATGGTAAAGCCAGCCATCATGGCCCACAGGCAGACCATGTTTCTCTCTAACCTTGATCTTGGTTGGTTGCCCATCAACAACGTTCAGAGGCTTTTCTTCTACCCACAATCTCCTTTCAACGAATATTCTTCTTTAATAGAAGGCCTAAAGAAAAGCCTCTCCTCAGTATTAGTGTATTTCTATCCTCTGGCTGGTCGTTTGAAGATGGGAGAATCCGGCAGACTAGAGGTTGATTGCAACGATGAAGGCGTGGAATTTAGAGAGGCATCAATTAACATACTCTTCCAAGACTTGGAAAAAGATGGGTTTCGGCGTAAGCCCTTCTTCCCAAAGCTTGTCCACGAGGTGGATCTTTCCGCAGATGAAACTTACACTAGACCTCTACTGCTAATACAG TTTACAGCTTTTGAGGGAGGGGGGATATGCATCGGAACCACCCTTCATCATGTTATAGCAGATGGAAATTCGTTTTGGCATTTCATGACATCATGGGCAGAGTGTAGCAGAGGCCTCCCCCTTTCCAAACCTCCTCAGCACGAGAGAACAGTTTTCAAACGAGATAACAAGAGTACTCTGTCAATTTCTTTCAAAGCCCATGAGATAATAAGCAATGGGATTGCAGGGGTCAAGATTTTCAAGTTTGTATCTGACAATTCACAATCAGACCACATAAACCCATGTAGCAGAAGGAACGTGGAAAAGCCCAACGAGGCTCTCGAGAAATGGGTGGAGACCAAGAGGAAAACGGAAGTGATTTACTCAACATTTTGCTTTACAGAAGCTATGATACAAGAATTGAAACAACGAAGCAGAGCATCGAGTTCTTTTGTTGCTGTGGCCGCTCAGTTTTGGAGATGTGCAATGAGAGCACGCGAGGTACCGCAGGAAGAAAGCGTTTATTTCTCATTGTTTGGTGACTGCAGGGTTCGTGTTAAGCCGCCTCTGCCTCCAACATATTTTGGAAATTGCTTATGTATTGGTTTGGCACAGACAACAGCAAACATACTGATCAGCACCGACATTTCCTTCGCTGCGGATGTTATCCAGCAGCTCATCAATTCCTGTACCTCGGAAGATCAGATTAACTATCTGATTGACTGGGCGGATTCTCCAGACAGAAGTTTTGTAAAGTTATTTAGAGAAGCCGGGTGGAACTATGGAACTAACGCTGTAAGTTCTCCACGATTTCCGTTGTACGAGATAGATCATGGATGGGCGAAGCCTTCAGATGTGCAGACTGCAACAATGAATGAAATTGGAATAATGTTTTTGTCATGTGCAAAGGATGGAGGAAAAAGCATTTGTGTCTCCACTTGCCTTCCGCAACACCAGATGGACATCTTAAATCACCTTCTATTCTGCTCGTCTCAGTAG